A genome region from Pseudomonas sp. N3-W includes the following:
- a CDS encoding DUF2214 family protein: MLTHWFLAAVHLLALVIGFWAVLTRGTALRHLSLGTGEVRSVLIADNLWGLSALVLLVSGGMRAFGGYEKGTDYYLHQPLFQLKMALFVLILLLEVAPMLALIKWRIAQSRGAAIDTTRTKLFARFSHIEALLMMLMVIAATGMARGVTFG; encoded by the coding sequence ATGCTGACTCACTGGTTTCTTGCGGCTGTTCATCTCTTGGCCCTGGTCATCGGGTTCTGGGCGGTGCTCACGCGGGGCACGGCCTTGCGTCATTTGTCGCTCGGGACGGGGGAGGTCCGCAGCGTATTGATCGCGGACAATCTGTGGGGCCTGTCCGCGCTTGTGCTGTTGGTCAGCGGCGGGATGCGTGCCTTTGGCGGGTACGAAAAAGGCACCGATTATTACCTTCATCAGCCCCTGTTCCAGCTCAAGATGGCTTTATTCGTCCTCATCTTGTTACTTGAAGTTGCGCCCATGCTGGCGTTGATCAAGTGGCGGATTGCGCAGTCACGCGGCGCGGCAATCGACACAACGCGCACGAAGTTGTTTGCCCGGTTCAGCCACATCGAAGCGCTATTGATGATGTTGATGGTCATTGCGGCAACGGGCATGGCCCGTGGTGTGACATTTGGCTAG
- the csrA gene encoding carbon storage regulator CsrA, with product MLILTRKVGESINIGDDITITILGVSGQQVRIGINAPKDVAVHREEIYQRIQAGLTAPDKPQTP from the coding sequence ATGCTGATACTCACCCGCAAAGTCGGTGAAAGCATAAACATCGGTGATGACATTACGATCACCATTCTGGGCGTTAGCGGCCAGCAAGTCAGAATTGGCATCAACGCCCCGAAAGACGTTGCGGTACATCGTGAAGAAATCTATCAGCGTATCCAGGCCGGCCTGACCGCCCCAGACAAGCCACAAACACCCTGA
- a CDS encoding SPOR domain-containing protein → MRKMALVIAVLALAGCGEGNQADARKAPATAVSAPATAVAPQWYLEVRGETTQAVSDLSGWLIEHSFVSSVVMENGKARILIGPFNSKADAQAKQAEVDAALVRAKKQNIELLVIEHPVAQ, encoded by the coding sequence GTGCGCAAAATGGCCTTGGTAATCGCAGTACTGGCACTGGCGGGATGTGGTGAAGGCAATCAGGCGGACGCTCGCAAGGCGCCAGCCACGGCTGTTTCTGCACCGGCTACGGCTGTCGCGCCGCAGTGGTATCTCGAAGTGCGGGGGGAAACCACTCAGGCGGTCAGTGACCTGAGCGGTTGGTTGATCGAGCACAGTTTTGTTTCCAGCGTTGTCATGGAAAATGGCAAAGCGCGTATTTTGATCGGGCCGTTCAACTCCAAAGCCGACGCGCAGGCCAAGCAGGCCGAGGTAGATGCAGCGCTCGTCCGGGCTAAAAAGCAGAACATCGAATTGTTGGTCATCGAGCATCCGGTGGCGCAGTAA
- a CDS encoding endonuclease I family protein: protein MSVRCFALLFLFITMSAQADAPRTFNEAKKVAWKLYAPQSTEFYCGCKYTGNKVNLAACGYVPRKNAKRASRIEWEHIVPAWQIGHLRQCWQSGGRKNCTRYDPTYQKAEADLHNLVPSIGEVNGDRNNFSFGWLPVQSGQYGSCLTQVDFKAKKVMPRPSIRGMIARTYFYMSKQYGLQLSRQDRQLYEAWNKTYPVQAWERQRNQSVACVMGRGNDFVGPVNLKACG from the coding sequence ATGAGTGTCCGCTGTTTTGCTTTGCTGTTTCTGTTCATCACCATGAGTGCCCAGGCCGACGCGCCACGTACGTTCAACGAAGCCAAGAAAGTCGCCTGGAAGCTCTACGCGCCGCAGTCCACCGAGTTCTATTGCGGCTGTAAATACACAGGCAACAAGGTCAACCTGGCGGCGTGCGGTTATGTCCCGCGCAAAAATGCCAAGCGCGCTTCGCGCATCGAATGGGAACACATCGTTCCGGCCTGGCAAATTGGTCATCTGCGCCAATGCTGGCAATCGGGCGGACGCAAAAATTGTACGCGTTACGACCCGACCTACCAGAAAGCCGAGGCCGACCTGCACAACCTGGTGCCGAGCATTGGCGAGGTCAATGGCGATCGCAACAATTTCAGCTTCGGCTGGTTGCCGGTGCAGTCAGGTCAATATGGCTCATGCCTGACCCAGGTCGACTTCAAGGCCAAGAAGGTCATGCCACGCCCGTCGATTCGCGGGATGATCGCCCGGACTTATTTTTACATGAGCAAGCAGTACGGTTTGCAACTGTCCAGACAGGACCGTCAACTGTATGAAGCCTGGAACAAGACTTATCCGGTACAAGCCTGGGAACGCCAGCGCAATCAGAGCGTGGCGTGTGTGATGGGCCGAGGCAATGATTTCGTCGGACCGGTCAACCTGAAAGCCTGCGGCTGA
- a CDS encoding DUF1654 domain-containing protein, whose product MATTPVSPDTYQRMGMRVQKIINSPTAQKAKAALIFRLPDEPVNEWEQLLEEIDENDNVTLAYRDDGGVQIFWVVPKED is encoded by the coding sequence GTGGCCACGACCCCTGTCTCTCCTGACACCTATCAGCGCATGGGCATGCGCGTGCAAAAAATCATCAACTCCCCTACAGCGCAAAAAGCCAAAGCTGCGCTGATTTTTCGTCTGCCGGATGAACCGGTGAATGAATGGGAGCAATTGCTTGAAGAAATCGACGAAAACGACAACGTCACCCTCGCCTATCGCGACGACGGCGGTGTGCAGATTTTCTGGGTTGTGCCGAAGGAAGATTGA
- a CDS encoding asparaginase: MKSALNTFIPGALALLLLLPTALQAKEVQTQQKLANVVILATGGTIAGAGASAANSATYQAAKVGIEQLIADVPQLSQLANVRGEQVMQIASESITNDNLLQLGRRVAELADSKDVDGIVITHGTDTLEETAYFLNLVEKTDKPIIVVGSMRPGTAMSADGMLNLYNAVAVASSKEARGKGVLVTMNDEIQSGRDVSKMINIKTEAFKSAWGPLGMVVEGKSYWFRLPAKRHTLDSEFDIKTIKSLPDVEIAYSYGNVSDTAYKALAQSGAKAIIHAGTGNGAVSSRVVPTLQALRKDGVQIIRSSHVNAGGFVLRNAEQPDDKYDWVVAHDLNPQKARILAMVALTKTNDSKELQRMFWEY, translated from the coding sequence ATGAAATCTGCACTTAACACTTTCATTCCGGGCGCCTTGGCCCTTCTGCTACTCCTGCCCACCGCCCTTCAGGCGAAAGAAGTCCAAACCCAACAGAAACTCGCCAACGTGGTGATCCTGGCCACCGGTGGCACCATTGCCGGCGCTGGCGCCAGCGCCGCCAATAGCGCCACTTATCAAGCCGCCAAAGTCGGCATCGAACAACTGATCGCCGACGTGCCGCAGTTGAGCCAACTGGCCAATGTACGTGGCGAACAGGTCATGCAGATTGCATCCGAAAGCATCACTAACGACAACCTGCTGCAACTGGGTCGTCGTGTCGCCGAACTGGCCGACAGTAAAGACGTCGATGGCATCGTCATCACCCACGGCACCGACACCCTGGAAGAAACCGCTTACTTTCTGAACCTGGTGGAAAAAACCGACAAGCCAATCATCGTAGTCGGCTCCATGCGTCCAGGCACCGCCATGTCGGCTGATGGCATGCTCAATCTGTATAACGCGGTGGCCGTGGCCAGCAGCAAGGAAGCCCGCGGCAAAGGCGTGCTGGTAACCATGAACGATGAAATCCAGTCCGGTCGCGATGTCAGCAAAATGATCAACATCAAGACCGAAGCCTTCAAAAGTGCCTGGGGCCCGCTCGGCATGGTGGTTGAAGGCAAGTCCTACTGGTTCCGCCTGCCGGCCAAGCGTCATACCCTGGATTCGGAATTCGACATCAAGACCATCAAGAGCCTGCCTGACGTAGAAATTGCCTATTCCTATGGCAACGTCAGCGACACGGCCTACAAAGCCCTGGCCCAGTCGGGCGCCAAAGCCATCATCCACGCCGGCACGGGCAATGGTGCGGTGTCTTCGCGCGTCGTCCCTACCCTGCAGGCCCTGCGCAAGGATGGCGTGCAAATCATCCGCTCCTCCCACGTCAACGCCGGCGGTTTCGTACTGCGAAATGCCGAACAGCCAGACGACAAATACGACTGGGTCGTGGCTCACGATCTGAACCCGCAAAAAGCCCGGATCCTGGCAATGGTCGCGCTGACCAAGACCAACGACAGCAAAGAGCTGCAACGGATGTTCTGGGAATACTGA
- a CDS encoding sugar ABC transporter substrate-binding protein, with amino-acid sequence MKLPFAGRLLAVAMLAAASAALPLSSAFADTPEKPKVALVMKSLANEFFLTMEDGAKAYQKDHSADFDLISNGIKDETDTAGQTRIVEQMILAKVNALVIAPADSKAMVPVIKKAIDAGITVINIDNQLDPAVAKSKNITVPFVGPDNRKGARLVGEYLAKQLKAGDEVGIIEGVSTTTNAQQRTAGFKDAMEAAQIKVISLQSGDWEIDKGNKVAASILSEYPETKALLAGNDSMAVGAVSAVRAAGKAGKVQVVGYDNINAIKPMLKDGRVLATADQFAAKQAVFGIQTALKILKGEKVDSGANGVIETPVELVTK; translated from the coding sequence ATGAAGCTGCCATTCGCTGGACGTCTTCTCGCTGTCGCTATGCTGGCTGCCGCATCCGCCGCGTTGCCTCTCTCCTCGGCTTTCGCCGACACCCCGGAAAAACCCAAAGTCGCACTGGTCATGAAATCCCTGGCCAATGAATTCTTCCTGACCATGGAAGATGGCGCCAAGGCCTACCAGAAAGACCATTCCGCCGATTTCGACCTGATCTCCAATGGCATCAAGGACGAAACCGACACAGCAGGGCAAACCCGCATCGTCGAGCAAATGATCCTGGCCAAGGTCAACGCCCTGGTCATTGCGCCGGCTGACTCCAAGGCCATGGTCCCCGTGATCAAAAAGGCCATCGATGCCGGTATCACCGTGATCAACATCGATAACCAGCTGGACCCGGCTGTGGCCAAAAGCAAGAACATCACCGTACCGTTCGTAGGCCCGGATAACCGCAAAGGCGCGCGTCTGGTGGGCGAGTACCTGGCCAAGCAACTGAAGGCCGGTGACGAAGTCGGCATCATTGAAGGCGTCTCTACCACCACCAATGCCCAGCAGCGTACCGCGGGCTTCAAGGACGCGATGGAGGCGGCGCAAATCAAAGTCATCTCGCTGCAATCCGGTGACTGGGAAATCGACAAAGGCAACAAGGTTGCCGCGTCCATCCTCAGTGAATACCCGGAAACCAAGGCGCTGCTGGCCGGCAACGACAGCATGGCAGTCGGTGCCGTATCGGCAGTGCGTGCTGCTGGCAAGGCCGGCAAGGTGCAAGTGGTCGGTTACGACAACATCAACGCCATCAAGCCAATGCTCAAGGACGGCCGAGTCCTGGCCACCGCTGACCAGTTTGCTGCCAAGCAAGCGGTGTTCGGCATCCAGACGGCGCTGAAAATCCTCAAGGGCGAGAAAGTCGACAGCGGTGCCAACGGCGTGATCGAAACGCCGGTAGAGCTGGTTACCAAGTAG
- a CDS encoding sugar ABC transporter ATP-binding protein, with amino-acid sequence MSVSAPNAVLSVSGIGKTYAQPVLTGIDLTLMRGEVLALTGENGAGKSTLSKIIGGLVTPTTGQMQFQGRDYRPGSRTQAEDLGVRMVMQELNLLPTLSVAENLFLDNLPSNGGWISRKQLRKAAIEAMAQVGLDAIDPDTLVGELGIGHQQMVEIARNLIGDCHVLILDEPTAMLTAREVEMLFEQITRLQARGVSIIYISHRLEELARVAQRIAVLRDGNLVCVEPMANYNSEQLVTLMVGRELGEHLDMGPRNIGAPALTVKGLSRSDKVRDVSFEVRAGEIYGISGLIGAGRTELLRLIFGADIADSGTVALGSPAQVVSIRSPADAVGHGIALITEDRKGEGLLLTQSISANIALGNMPVISNAGVVNNGDEMALAQRQINAMRIRSSSPTQLVSELSGGNQQKVVIGRWLERDCSVLLFDEPTRGIDVGAKFDIYALLGELTRQGKALVVVSSDLRELMLICDRIGVLSAGRMIDTFERDSWTQDDLLAAAFAGYQKRDALLNEAAPRDLP; translated from the coding sequence ATGTCAGTTTCCGCCCCGAACGCTGTCCTCTCGGTCAGCGGTATCGGTAAGACCTATGCCCAACCGGTTCTGACCGGCATCGATCTGACGCTGATGCGCGGTGAAGTGCTGGCGCTGACCGGTGAGAATGGCGCCGGCAAAAGCACCCTGTCGAAAATCATCGGTGGGCTGGTCACGCCGACCACCGGCCAGATGCAATTCCAGGGGCGCGATTATCGTCCAGGCAGCCGCACCCAGGCAGAAGACCTGGGCGTGCGCATGGTCATGCAAGAACTCAATCTGCTGCCGACGCTGTCGGTGGCGGAAAATCTGTTTCTCGATAATCTGCCAAGCAATGGCGGCTGGATCAGCCGCAAGCAACTGCGCAAAGCGGCGATTGAAGCAATGGCCCAGGTCGGCCTCGACGCGATCGACCCTGACACTCTGGTGGGCGAGTTGGGCATCGGTCACCAGCAAATGGTGGAGATCGCCCGTAACCTGATCGGCGACTGCCATGTGCTGATTCTCGACGAACCGACCGCGATGCTGACGGCCCGTGAAGTCGAGATGTTGTTCGAACAGATCACTCGCCTGCAAGCTCGCGGCGTATCGATCATCTACATTTCCCACCGCCTCGAAGAGCTGGCGCGAGTGGCCCAGCGCATTGCGGTGCTGCGCGACGGCAACCTGGTCTGCGTCGAGCCGATGGCCAATTACAATAGCGAACAACTGGTGACCCTGATGGTCGGTCGCGAGTTGGGTGAACACCTCGACATGGGCCCGCGCAACATCGGCGCGCCCGCCCTGACGGTCAAAGGCTTGAGCCGTTCCGACAAGGTTCGCGACGTGTCCTTCGAGGTGCGTGCCGGCGAGATTTACGGTATCTCCGGTCTGATCGGGGCAGGGCGCACCGAACTGTTGCGTTTGATCTTCGGCGCCGACATCGCCGACAGCGGCACCGTGGCGCTTGGGTCGCCTGCGCAGGTGGTGAGCATTCGCTCACCGGCTGACGCGGTCGGGCACGGTATTGCCTTGATCACCGAAGACCGCAAGGGGGAAGGCTTGCTGCTGACCCAGTCGATCAGCGCCAACATCGCCTTGGGCAATATGCCGGTGATTTCCAATGCCGGTGTGGTCAACAATGGCGACGAAATGGCCCTGGCCCAGCGCCAGATCAACGCCATGCGCATCCGCAGTTCCAGCCCGACACAATTGGTGTCCGAGCTGTCCGGCGGCAACCAGCAGAAGGTGGTGATTGGCCGCTGGCTGGAGCGTGATTGCTCGGTGCTGCTGTTCGATGAACCGACTCGCGGTATCGATGTGGGCGCCAAGTTCGACATCTATGCCTTGCTCGGCGAATTGACCCGTCAGGGCAAGGCGTTGGTGGTGGTGTCCAGTGACTTGCGAGAACTGATGCTGATCTGCGACCGGATCGGCGTGTTGTCGGCGGGGCGCATGATCGACACCTTCGAGCGCGACAGCTGGACCCAGGATGATTTGCTTGCCGCCGCGTTCGCCGGCTACCAAAAACGAGATGCGTTGCTCAACGAAGCAGCGCCTAGGGATCTTCCATGA
- a CDS encoding ABC transporter permease: MKTATSAGKRSGNFYGLGTYLGLAGALLAMVALFSVLSSHFLSYDTFSTLANQIPDLMVLAVGMTFVLIIGGIDLSVGSVLALAASTVSVAILGWGWGVLPAALLGMAAAALAGTVTGSITVAWRIPSFIVSLGVLEMARGLAYQMTGSRTAYIGDSFAWLSDPIAFGISPSFIIAFLIIIIAQAVLTRTVFGRYLIGIGTNEEAVRLAGINPKPYKILVFSLMGLLAGIAALFQISRLEAADPNAGSGLELQVIAAVVIGGTSLMGGRGSVISTFFGVLIISVLAAGLAQIGATEPTKRIITGAVIVVAVVLDTYRSHRASRRI, from the coding sequence ATGAAAACTGCAACGTCTGCCGGTAAACGTAGTGGCAATTTTTACGGCCTCGGCACCTATCTGGGCCTGGCCGGAGCCTTGCTGGCGATGGTCGCGCTGTTCTCGGTGTTGAGCAGCCACTTTCTGTCTTACGACACCTTCAGCACCTTGGCCAACCAGATCCCGGACCTGATGGTGCTGGCCGTCGGCATGACCTTCGTGCTGATCATTGGTGGCATCGACTTGTCCGTCGGTTCGGTGCTGGCGCTGGCGGCATCGACCGTCAGCGTGGCGATTCTGGGCTGGGGCTGGGGCGTGTTGCCTGCAGCGCTGTTGGGCATGGCGGCTGCGGCGCTGGCCGGGACCGTCACCGGTTCCATCACGGTGGCCTGGCGGATACCGTCGTTCATCGTGTCCCTGGGCGTACTGGAAATGGCACGCGGCCTGGCCTACCAGATGACCGGTTCGCGCACCGCCTACATTGGCGATTCGTTTGCCTGGCTGTCCGATCCGATCGCCTTCGGTATTTCGCCATCGTTCATCATTGCCTTTCTGATCATCATCATTGCCCAGGCCGTGTTGACTCGTACCGTGTTCGGTCGTTACCTGATCGGCATCGGCACCAATGAAGAAGCCGTGCGTCTGGCGGGGATCAATCCAAAGCCCTACAAGATTCTGGTATTCAGTCTGATGGGGTTGCTGGCCGGTATCGCCGCGCTGTTTCAGATTTCCCGTCTCGAAGCCGCTGATCCGAATGCCGGATCCGGTCTGGAGTTGCAGGTAATTGCTGCAGTGGTGATCGGCGGCACCAGCCTGATGGGTGGCCGCGGTTCGGTCATCAGCACGTTCTTTGGTGTGCTGATCATCTCCGTGCTGGCGGCGGGTCTGGCGCAGATCGGCGCGACCGAGCCGACCAAGCGCATCATCACCGGCGCCGTCATCGTGGTCGCGGTGGTACTCGATACTTATCGCAGTCATCGCGCAAGCCGGCGGATCTGA
- a CDS encoding LacI family DNA-binding transcriptional regulator, protein MATIKDVAALAGISYTTVSHVVNKTRPVSEQVRVKVEAAIKSLDYVPSAVARSLKAKTTATIGLLVPNSLNPYFAELARGIEDYCERNGYCVILCNSDDNPDKQRSYLRVLLEKRIDGLIVASAGGDMGLAQGLAGVRTPMVIVDRGLEGVDADLVRIDHEYGAYLATRHLLELGHRDIATIGGPASTSVAQMRLAGYCRALKEAGVDVPRERMLESDFTSTGGYNAAATLLANNPPTAIFAGNDMIGIGVLRAAAERNVRVPSQLSVIGFDDIQMSRYVYPALTTVGQSILQLGEMAAEVLLRRIATPDMATDQRIVTPSIVLRESTAPLAGVFAEYR, encoded by the coding sequence ATGGCAACGATCAAGGATGTGGCGGCGCTCGCGGGAATTTCCTACACCACGGTGTCCCACGTGGTGAACAAGACGCGGCCTGTCAGTGAGCAGGTGCGGGTGAAAGTCGAGGCGGCCATCAAAAGCCTCGACTACGTGCCCAGTGCCGTGGCTCGCTCACTGAAAGCCAAAACCACGGCCACCATTGGTTTGCTGGTGCCCAACAGCCTTAACCCGTACTTTGCCGAGCTGGCCCGGGGCATCGAAGACTACTGCGAGCGTAATGGCTACTGCGTGATTCTCTGCAACTCCGATGATAACCCGGACAAGCAGCGCAGCTATCTGCGAGTGCTGCTGGAAAAGCGCATTGACGGCTTGATCGTGGCTTCTGCTGGTGGCGACATGGGGCTGGCTCAGGGTCTTGCAGGCGTGCGCACGCCGATGGTCATCGTCGACCGGGGGTTGGAGGGCGTCGATGCGGATCTGGTGCGTATCGATCACGAATACGGCGCCTATCTGGCGACCCGGCACCTGTTGGAGCTGGGCCATCGGGACATCGCAACCATCGGCGGGCCGGCCTCCACCAGCGTGGCGCAAATGCGTCTGGCCGGTTACTGCCGGGCCTTGAAAGAGGCCGGTGTCGACGTGCCGCGTGAGCGCATGCTGGAAAGCGATTTCACCAGCACCGGCGGTTACAACGCCGCCGCGACCTTGCTGGCGAACAACCCGCCTACGGCGATTTTCGCCGGTAATGACATGATCGGTATCGGTGTCCTGCGCGCCGCCGCCGAGCGCAATGTGCGTGTGCCCTCGCAGCTGTCGGTCATTGGTTTCGACGACATCCAGATGAGCCGTTACGTCTACCCGGCGCTGACGACTGTGGGCCAGTCAATCCTGCAGCTCGGGGAGATGGCCGCCGAAGTGCTTTTACGACGTATTGCCACCCCCGATATGGCGACTGATCAACGGATTGTGACGCCCAGCATTGTCTTGCGTGAATCGACTGCGCCGCTGGCCGGTGTGTTCGCCGAATACAGATGA
- the rbsK gene encoding ribokinase produces MPAKVVVIGSLNMDLVTRAPRLPRGGETLIGNSFSTVSGGKGANQAVAAARLGADVSMVGCVGHDAYGQQLRDALLVEQIDCQAVSTVEDSSGVALIVVDDNSQNAIVIVAGANGALTPEVIDRFDAVLQSADVIICQLEVPDATVGHALKRGRALGKTVILNPAPASRPLPADWFVSIDYLIPNESEASALSGLPVDSLTTAEVAATRLIAMGAGKVIITLGAQGSLFADGARFEHFPAPTVKAVDTTAAGDTFVGGFAAALASGKSEAEAIRFGQVAAALSVTRAGAQPSIPNLSDVQAFKTP; encoded by the coding sequence ATGCCAGCAAAAGTAGTGGTAATAGGCAGCCTGAACATGGACCTGGTCACCCGGGCGCCGCGGCTGCCCCGTGGCGGTGAAACGCTGATCGGCAATTCCTTTTCCACCGTCTCCGGCGGCAAGGGCGCGAATCAGGCTGTGGCTGCCGCGCGCCTGGGCGCCGACGTATCGATGGTCGGCTGCGTGGGACACGACGCCTACGGCCAGCAACTGCGCGATGCGTTACTGGTCGAGCAGATTGATTGCCAGGCGGTCAGCACCGTTGAAGACTCCAGCGGCGTGGCGTTGATCGTGGTCGATGATAATAGCCAGAACGCCATCGTGATTGTCGCTGGCGCCAATGGTGCACTGACGCCTGAAGTGATCGACCGTTTTGATGCGGTGCTGCAATCGGCCGACGTGATCATCTGTCAGTTGGAAGTGCCGGACGCCACGGTGGGCCATGCACTCAAGCGTGGTCGTGCATTGGGCAAGACCGTGATCCTCAATCCGGCCCCTGCCAGCCGACCGCTGCCGGCAGACTGGTTTGTGTCCATCGACTACCTGATTCCCAATGAAAGTGAGGCCTCGGCGCTCAGTGGTTTGCCGGTCGATTCCCTGACAACGGCCGAAGTCGCGGCGACCCGTCTGATCGCCATGGGCGCCGGCAAGGTAATCATCACCCTGGGCGCCCAAGGCTCGCTGTTTGCCGATGGCGCGCGCTTTGAACATTTCCCGGCACCGACCGTGAAGGCCGTCGATACCACGGCTGCCGGCGACACCTTTGTTGGTGGTTTCGCGGCGGCCCTTGCATCCGGCAAGAGCGAAGCCGAGGCCATTCGGTTCGGTCAGGTTGCCGCGGCGCTGTCGGTCACCCGAGCGGGTGCGCAACCTTCGATCCCCAACTTGTCCGACGTACAGGCTTTTAAAACACCATGA
- the rbsD gene encoding D-ribose pyranase produces the protein MKKTPLLNVALSRLIASLGHGDMVVIGDAGLPVPPGVELIDLALTHGVPDFISTLKVVLSEMQVESHVLAQEILDKQPTPLTVLDELLAEGELGQRELLSHDQFKVLSRQARAIVRTGECQPYCNIVLVSGVTF, from the coding sequence ATGAAAAAGACACCGCTGCTCAACGTCGCGCTATCGCGGCTGATCGCTTCTCTGGGCCATGGCGACATGGTGGTGATCGGCGATGCCGGCCTGCCGGTGCCGCCTGGGGTAGAATTGATCGATCTGGCGCTGACTCACGGCGTGCCTGATTTCATCAGCACGCTGAAGGTCGTGCTCAGCGAAATGCAGGTCGAGAGCCATGTGCTGGCCCAGGAAATCCTCGACAAGCAACCGACGCCTTTGACCGTGCTCGATGAGCTGCTTGCAGAAGGCGAACTGGGTCAGCGCGAGCTGCTCAGCCATGATCAGTTTAAAGTGCTCAGCCGACAGGCCCGGGCGATTGTTCGTACAGGCGAATGTCAGCCTTACTGCAACATCGTGCTGGTGTCCGGGGTGACGTTCTAA
- a CDS encoding nucleoside hydrolase, giving the protein MHRYAQKLHHLLRSLLLLSLITATSAQAAEKIDLIIDTDPGADDVVALLFALASPEELHIRALTTVAGNVRLDKTSRNARLAREWAGREEVPVYAGAPKPLMRTPIYAENIHGKEGLSGVTVHEPKEGLAKGNAVNYLIDTLKAAKPHSITIAMLGPQTNLALALIQEPEIVQGIKEVVVMGGAHFNGGNITPVAEFNLFADPQAAEVVLKSGVKLTYLPLDVTHKILTSDARLKQIAALNNNAGKIVGDILNEYVKGDMEHYGIPGGPVHDATVIAYLLKPELFTGRSVNVVIDSREGPTFGQTIVDWYDGLKAPKNAFWVENGDAQGFFDLLTQRLGRLK; this is encoded by the coding sequence ATGCACCGCTATGCCCAGAAACTGCACCACCTGCTCCGGAGTCTGCTGCTTTTGTCCCTGATTACCGCAACAAGCGCCCAAGCGGCGGAAAAAATCGACCTGATCATCGACACCGACCCGGGCGCCGACGACGTGGTTGCCTTGCTGTTTGCCCTGGCGTCGCCGGAAGAACTGCACATTCGCGCGCTGACCACCGTCGCCGGCAACGTGCGTCTGGACAAGACCTCACGCAATGCGCGCCTGGCTCGTGAGTGGGCAGGCCGTGAAGAGGTGCCGGTCTACGCTGGCGCACCTAAGCCGCTGATGCGCACTCCGATCTACGCCGAGAACATCCATGGCAAGGAAGGCCTGTCGGGTGTGACCGTGCATGAGCCCAAGGAAGGCCTGGCCAAGGGCAATGCGGTCAATTACCTGATCGATACCTTGAAAGCCGCCAAGCCCCACAGCATCACCATCGCCATGCTCGGTCCGCAGACCAACCTGGCGCTGGCGCTGATTCAGGAGCCGGAGATCGTTCAGGGCATCAAGGAAGTGGTGGTCATGGGGGGCGCGCACTTCAATGGTGGCAACATTACCCCAGTGGCCGAGTTCAACCTGTTCGCTGACCCACAGGCGGCGGAAGTCGTTCTCAAGAGCGGCGTGAAGCTGACCTACCTGCCGCTGGACGTGACCCACAAGATCCTGACCAGCGATGCGCGCCTGAAGCAGATTGCCGCGCTCAACAACAACGCTGGCAAGATCGTGGGCGATATTCTCAATGAATACGTCAAGGGCGACATGGAGCACTACGGCATTCCGGGTGGTCCGGTGCACGACGCTACGGTCATTGCTTACCTGCTCAAGCCTGAGCTGTTCACCGGGCGTTCGGTCAACGTGGTCATCGACAGCCGCGAAGGTCCGACCTTCGGCCAGACCATTGTCGACTGGTACGACGGCCTGAAGGCGCCGAAGAATGCCTTTTGGGTCGAGAATGGCGATGCCCAGGGTTTCTTCGACCTGCTGACCCAGCGTCTGGGTCGCCTGAAGTAA
- a CDS encoding I78 family peptidase inhibitor — MPWKLASLGTLLAAAMLAGCNTTSTESAKDPVMTDTGHSRCEAKAAEFAIGKKASPELLEQARTRAGAQNARFLKPDDMVTLEYRSDRLNLNTDDQSVITRVNCG, encoded by the coding sequence ATGCCTTGGAAGCTCGCGTCATTGGGTACTTTGCTGGCCGCTGCCATGCTGGCCGGTTGCAATACGACCTCCACCGAGTCTGCAAAAGACCCTGTGATGACCGACACTGGCCACAGCCGCTGCGAAGCAAAGGCTGCTGAATTCGCCATTGGCAAAAAGGCATCGCCCGAATTGCTGGAGCAGGCGCGTACTCGCGCAGGCGCGCAGAATGCCCGGTTCCTCAAGCCCGACGACATGGTGACCCTGGAGTACCGCTCCGATCGCCTCAACCTGAACACGGATGACCAGTCGGTGATTACCCGCGTCAACTGCGGCTGA
- a CDS encoding cold-shock protein, giving the protein MSNRQTGTVKWFNDEKGFGFITPQGGGDDLFVHFKAIESDGFKSLKEGQTVSFVAEKGQKGMQAAQVRPE; this is encoded by the coding sequence ATGTCTAATCGCCAAACCGGCACCGTTAAATGGTTCAACGATGAAAAAGGCTTCGGCTTCATCACTCCTCAAGGTGGCGGTGACGACCTGTTCGTACACTTCAAAGCTATCGAAAGCGACGGTTTCAAAAGCCTGAAAGAAGGCCAGACCGTTTCCTTCGTGGCTGAGAAAGGCCAAAAGGGTATGCAAGCTGCACAAGTTCGCCCAGAGTAA